In the genome of Flexistipes sinusarabici DSM 4947, one region contains:
- the selA gene encoding L-seryl-tRNA(Sec) selenium transferase, translated as MSKQELYSQIPQMHEIMEQLSSHNYNRSVVKYCADKVLSNLREKISEGKIDIIDKDKVINNIMSSCENFIQGSLKKVINATGIVIHTNLGRSPLSGDLFKKSMETVCGYSNLEYDIDAGNRGDRYHHLSEYLRYLTGAEDALILNNNAAAVFLILNTFAENRESIVSRGELVEIGGSFRIPEVMRKSGARLQEVGTTNKTKITDYENAVSPETSVIMKVHKSNYIIKGFTEEPPCEQICQLADKNDLISYYDLGSGLISDFSLKFCDEPPVKDVIDKGFDLVSFSGDKLLGGVQAGIIAGKKHLIDKLKGNQLMRMLRVDKITLSLLQNILKEYINEDYEKIRTLRMFNENLDSLKSRSDDLARIINNLNPDLKLEIVQVTSFTGGGSCPMQEINSYAVQLNTGSISEAEIEKHLREFSPPVICRTADKKIILDLRTISKEEYEDIAGGIDWAVKMSL; from the coding sequence TTGTCTAAACAGGAACTTTACAGTCAAATTCCCCAGATGCACGAAATCATGGAACAGCTCAGCAGCCACAACTATAACAGAAGTGTTGTTAAATACTGTGCTGACAAAGTCCTTTCAAATCTCCGGGAAAAAATTTCAGAAGGAAAAATCGATATTATCGACAAGGACAAGGTGATAAATAATATAATGTCATCCTGTGAAAACTTTATACAGGGCTCTCTAAAAAAAGTGATAAATGCCACAGGCATTGTAATACATACAAATCTCGGTCGCTCTCCTCTATCCGGCGATTTATTTAAAAAAAGCATGGAGACTGTATGCGGATACTCCAATCTTGAGTATGATATTGACGCAGGAAACAGAGGGGACAGATATCACCACCTCTCTGAATATTTAAGATATCTTACCGGGGCAGAAGATGCTCTTATACTGAACAATAATGCAGCTGCAGTTTTCCTCATACTGAACACATTTGCTGAAAACCGTGAAAGCATCGTCTCCAGGGGAGAGCTTGTAGAAATAGGCGGCAGCTTCAGAATACCCGAAGTGATGAGAAAGAGCGGAGCAAGACTGCAGGAAGTAGGTACTACAAACAAAACAAAAATTACCGATTACGAAAATGCGGTCAGTCCCGAAACATCGGTTATAATGAAAGTGCATAAAAGTAATTATATAATAAAAGGATTTACAGAGGAACCCCCATGTGAACAAATCTGTCAACTGGCTGATAAAAATGATCTGATAAGTTATTATGATTTGGGAAGCGGCTTGATATCCGATTTCAGTCTCAAATTCTGCGATGAGCCGCCGGTGAAAGATGTTATCGATAAAGGTTTTGATTTGGTAAGCTTCAGCGGTGATAAGCTCTTAGGCGGCGTTCAGGCAGGTATCATCGCAGGCAAAAAACATCTGATTGACAAATTAAAAGGAAATCAGCTGATGCGTATGCTGCGGGTGGATAAAATTACACTTTCACTCCTTCAAAATATTTTAAAGGAATATATAAATGAAGATTACGAAAAAATCAGAACACTAAGAATGTTTAATGAAAATCTGGATTCTTTAAAATCAAGGAGCGATGATCTGGCACGGATTATTAACAATCTGAACCCTGATTTGAAATTGGAAATAGTCCAGGTCACTTCATTCACCGGCGGTGGCAGCTGTCCGATGCAGGAAATAAACTCCTATGCCGTACAGCTGAATACAGGCAGCATAAGTGAAGCTGAAATTGAAAAACATCTGAGGGAATTCTCACCGCCCGTTATCTGCCGAACGGCAGATAAGAAGATCATACTAGATCTGCGTACAATTTCTAAAGAGGAATATGAGGATATTGCCGGAGGAATAGATTGGGCCGTCAAAATGTCATTGTAG
- the glyQ gene encoding glycine--tRNA ligase subunit alpha, protein MYFQDVILKLQEFWAKKGCIIYQPYDIEVGAGTFNPATFLRCLGPEPWNSAYVEPSRRPTDGRYGDNPNRLQHYYQFQVLLKPSPEDIQDLYLESLVYLGIDPLEHDIRFVEDDWESPTLGAWGLGWEVWLDGMEITQFTYFQQAGGLDLKPVSGEITYGIERIAMYLQKVDSVFDLAWNENLTYGDVYHRNEVEFSKYNFEEADTDMLFELFEMYEKECRQLVEKGIVLPAYDYCLKCSHTFNLLDARNAISVTERTGYIGRVRHLAKLCAEGYVESREKLGFPLLKREK, encoded by the coding sequence ATGTATTTCCAGGATGTTATTCTCAAGTTGCAGGAATTTTGGGCTAAAAAAGGCTGTATTATTTATCAGCCTTACGATATAGAAGTTGGTGCGGGGACATTTAATCCCGCCACTTTTCTCAGATGTCTCGGGCCCGAACCATGGAATTCAGCTTATGTTGAGCCCAGCAGACGTCCCACAGACGGCAGATATGGTGACAATCCGAACAGGCTGCAACACTATTATCAGTTCCAGGTACTTCTAAAACCTTCGCCGGAGGATATACAGGATTTGTATTTGGAGAGTCTCGTTTATCTCGGCATAGATCCGCTGGAGCATGATATAAGGTTTGTGGAGGATGACTGGGAATCGCCCACTCTCGGGGCATGGGGCCTCGGTTGGGAAGTCTGGCTTGACGGTATGGAGATTACGCAGTTTACATACTTTCAGCAGGCCGGAGGCCTTGATTTAAAACCTGTTTCCGGAGAAATAACATACGGTATAGAAAGAATTGCCATGTATCTTCAGAAGGTGGATTCTGTTTTTGATTTGGCATGGAACGAGAACCTCACTTACGGTGATGTTTACCATAGAAATGAAGTGGAATTTTCGAAATATAATTTTGAAGAAGCCGATACCGATATGCTTTTTGAGCTTTTCGAGATGTATGAAAAAGAATGCAGACAGCTTGTGGAAAAGGGTATTGTTCTGCCAGCTTATGATTACTGCCTGAAATGCAGCCATACATTTAACCTGCTGGATGCCAGAAATGCAATTTCCGTAACCGAAAGAACGGGGTATATAGGAAGGGTGAGGCATCTTGCCAAACTTTGTGCCGAAGGTTATGTGGAAAGCAGGGAAAAACTTGGTTTTCCATTGCTGAAAAGAGAGAAGTAG
- a CDS encoding ABC transporter substrate-binding protein, whose protein sequence is MNKINGKMTIFEIVNQYPQTLDVFVNNGFSQFEDEKKLKSVGKILKLESALKSKKYDVETYINMLEDKIAETENNVDVTLKDTRKENADINITGLLPCPVRVPLMEKFDGFLEDYQRRYELKVDYKLEAASLGADFLKNILTVDSADKLPDVFISAGFEAFFGKDSVEKFKNNDVFKDLTDFELNEDFKGLDIVDKQGHYSVISVVPAVFMVNLQELGDLPVPQSWEDIFDEKYRQKVALPVGDFDLFNGILLNIYKDYGKEGVEKLGKSLMKSMHPSQMVKNAGKKIEEKPVITIMPYFFTKMVRDSKTMKVVWPSDGAIISPIFMLTKRDKEKELKPIADYLSSPEVGEILSHRGLFPSLNNEVDNNLPENAPFKWLGWDYIYNNDIDALIKEVNTVFEESASEVTV, encoded by the coding sequence ATGAATAAAATAAATGGAAAAATGACGATATTTGAAATTGTGAATCAATATCCCCAAACCTTGGATGTTTTTGTTAATAACGGCTTTTCCCAGTTTGAAGATGAAAAAAAACTTAAGTCAGTCGGTAAAATTCTGAAACTTGAATCTGCTCTAAAATCCAAAAAGTATGATGTGGAAACATATATAAATATGCTTGAAGATAAAATAGCAGAAACTGAAAACAATGTTGATGTTACGCTGAAAGATACCCGAAAAGAGAATGCCGATATAAATATAACGGGTCTTCTTCCCTGCCCTGTCAGGGTCCCGTTAATGGAGAAATTTGACGGATTTTTGGAAGATTATCAGAGAAGATATGAGCTGAAGGTTGATTATAAACTGGAGGCCGCCTCTTTGGGTGCAGATTTCCTGAAAAATATTTTGACAGTGGATAGTGCTGATAAATTGCCGGATGTTTTTATCTCGGCTGGTTTTGAGGCCTTTTTCGGCAAGGATTCTGTGGAAAAGTTCAAAAATAATGACGTGTTCAAAGATCTGACGGATTTTGAGTTAAATGAGGATTTTAAAGGATTGGATATTGTAGACAAGCAGGGACATTATTCTGTTATTTCCGTTGTTCCGGCGGTCTTTATGGTTAATCTTCAGGAACTTGGAGACTTACCTGTTCCTCAGTCGTGGGAAGATATTTTTGACGAAAAGTACAGACAGAAAGTTGCCCTTCCCGTCGGAGATTTTGACCTTTTCAACGGTATTCTGCTCAATATTTATAAAGATTACGGTAAAGAGGGTGTTGAAAAGCTTGGCAAGAGCCTTATGAAATCTATGCACCCATCACAGATGGTAAAAAATGCAGGCAAAAAAATTGAAGAAAAGCCAGTTATTACGATAATGCCGTATTTTTTCACCAAAATGGTGAGGGACTCCAAAACAATGAAGGTTGTCTGGCCTTCCGACGGTGCTATCATTTCACCGATTTTCATGCTGACCAAAAGGGATAAAGAAAAAGAATTAAAACCCATTGCCGATTATCTCAGCAGTCCGGAAGTCGGGGAGATTCTTTCACACAGAGGGTTGTTCCCCTCTCTGAATAATGAGGTTGACAATAATTTGCCCGAAAATGCTCCATTCAAATGGCTTGGATGGGATTATATTTATAATAACGATATCGATGCACTTATTAAAGAAGTAAACACTGTTTTTGAGGAGAGTGCTTCGGAGGTGACTGTATGA
- a CDS encoding ATP-binding cassette domain-containing protein: MQTAAVSKLENMKIEELLNIYPFAKDFFDSFGLEIFDDDLEKSFSKYLESLSEDFLEENAIDRDSLVNSLADLVETMEEDESSADVESITIYGGKDKNGRDENINLHIRKGEVVCIVGPTGSGKSRLLADIEWVAQKDTPTQRLVLINGAKPDKKWRFSIEYKLVAQLSQNMNFVMDLTVEEFVKMHAESRLVERPDEKVDEVFKLANELAGERFDRDTQITSLSGGQSRALMIADAAVLSKSPIVLIDEIENAGIDRRKALNLLVKKEKIVLMATHDPILALLGDKRLVIKNGGICKVIEVEEEERSLLPKLQEIDDKLLEYRNKLRNGETLS, from the coding sequence ATGCAAACAGCTGCAGTTTCAAAACTGGAAAATATGAAAATAGAGGAATTGCTCAATATATATCCTTTTGCAAAGGATTTTTTCGATTCTTTCGGTCTGGAAATTTTTGATGATGACCTGGAGAAATCCTTTTCAAAGTATCTGGAAAGTCTGTCAGAAGATTTCCTGGAAGAGAATGCTATAGACAGAGATTCTCTTGTCAATTCTCTTGCGGATCTCGTGGAAACGATGGAGGAAGACGAATCATCTGCCGATGTGGAGAGTATAACGATATACGGAGGTAAAGATAAAAACGGCAGAGATGAAAATATAAATCTGCATATCAGAAAGGGTGAAGTTGTTTGTATAGTGGGGCCGACCGGATCCGGTAAAAGCAGGCTTTTGGCGGATATTGAGTGGGTTGCACAAAAGGATACACCTACGCAGAGGCTTGTGCTCATCAATGGTGCAAAACCCGATAAAAAATGGCGGTTTTCCATTGAGTATAAACTGGTGGCTCAATTAAGTCAGAATATGAATTTTGTGATGGATTTAACGGTGGAAGAATTTGTGAAAATGCATGCAGAAAGCAGGCTTGTGGAAAGACCGGATGAGAAGGTTGACGAGGTTTTTAAACTGGCCAATGAACTGGCCGGAGAAAGGTTTGACAGGGATACACAGATTACATCGTTAAGCGGCGGGCAGTCAAGAGCACTTATGATTGCCGATGCGGCGGTTTTAAGCAAATCACCGATAGTGCTTATCGATGAAATTGAAAATGCAGGTATTGACAGGCGCAAAGCATTAAATCTGCTTGTAAAAAAAGAGAAAATCGTTTTGATGGCCACCCATGATCCTATTCTGGCACTTTTGGGGGACAAAAGACTGGTCATTAAAAACGGAGGTATATGTAAGGTCATAGAAGTGGAGGAAGAAGAAAGAAGTTTACTGCCGAAATTGCAGGAGATTGATGACAAGCTTCTGGAATACAGGAATAAACTGAGAAACGGAGAAACGTTATCTTAA
- the trpB gene encoding tryptophan synthase subunit beta, translating into MNNGFYGEYGGQFVAETLMPALNELERNFFKAKNDANFNNKFLKYMNDYAGRPTPVYYAENLSEKYGFNLYLKREDLLHTGAHKINNTIGQALLALQMGKKRIIAETGAGQHGVATATACALFNLECEIYMGKTDAERQRVNVEKMEMLGAKVTVVDKGSKTLKDAVSACLKDWVANVDDTHYLLGSALGPHPFPSVVSHFQSVIGREAREYFESSDKLPDYVIACVGGGSNAIGIFRGFMDTEVELIGVEAGGLSDKPGEHAIRFGKGQKGIFQGSHSYVILQKNGQIAPVHSVSAGLDYPGVGPEHAFLKDSKRVKYEFCRDEDAIFAFYELTRNEGIIPALESSHALGYIFKNSNFFKEKNILLNLSGRGDKDLEIVREYRGGSLS; encoded by the coding sequence ATGAACAACGGATTTTACGGGGAATACGGGGGGCAGTTTGTGGCGGAAACGCTCATGCCGGCCTTGAACGAACTGGAAAGAAATTTCTTTAAAGCAAAAAATGATGCAAATTTTAACAATAAATTTCTTAAATATATGAATGATTACGCAGGCAGGCCGACACCGGTCTATTATGCTGAAAATCTTTCAGAGAAATACGGTTTTAATCTTTACCTGAAAAGGGAAGATCTGCTTCATACCGGAGCACACAAAATTAACAATACAATTGGGCAGGCTTTGCTTGCCCTGCAGATGGGTAAAAAGCGGATCATAGCAGAAACCGGTGCAGGGCAGCACGGCGTGGCAACGGCCACAGCATGTGCACTTTTCAATCTGGAATGCGAAATATATATGGGAAAAACGGATGCAGAGAGACAAAGAGTTAACGTTGAAAAAATGGAAATGCTGGGCGCAAAAGTCACTGTTGTGGATAAGGGGAGCAAAACACTTAAAGACGCTGTCAGTGCCTGTTTAAAGGACTGGGTGGCAAATGTAGACGATACCCATTATCTGCTCGGTTCAGCTTTAGGTCCGCACCCTTTTCCGTCTGTAGTATCCCACTTTCAATCCGTTATCGGCCGGGAAGCGAGGGAATACTTTGAGTCATCAGACAAACTGCCCGATTATGTCATTGCATGTGTAGGCGGTGGCAGCAACGCCATCGGTATTTTCAGAGGATTTATGGATACGGAAGTTGAGCTTATCGGTGTGGAAGCGGGAGGATTAAGTGATAAACCCGGAGAACACGCCATAAGATTCGGCAAAGGCCAAAAGGGAATCTTTCAGGGTTCGCATTCATATGTAATTCTGCAGAAAAACGGACAGATTGCCCCTGTTCATTCCGTTTCAGCAGGTCTTGATTATCCAGGGGTAGGACCTGAGCATGCATTTTTAAAAGACAGCAAAAGAGTAAAATACGAATTCTGCAGGGATGAAGATGCAATTTTTGCATTTTATGAACTCACCCGGAATGAAGGAATCATACCGGCACTCGAATCAAGCCACGCTTTGGGATATATATTCAAAAACAGTAATTTTTTCAAAGAGAAGAATATTCTGCTGAACCTTTCCGGCAGAGGGGACAAGGATTTGGAAATTGTCAGGGAATACAGAGGAGGAAGCCTGTCATGA
- a CDS encoding phosphoribosylanthranilate isomerase — MFVKICGMKTDEQIRYAASLNYSMIGVVLHNGSKRFVCIEKAKELAKCAKETGIKSAAVGLTYDEVQNVAEYFDYIQIYEPVKTKFPTIFATSEEPADNIKYEYLLYDMSRGSGAFENFKSWIEKYRETIILAGGLNANNVARIIRRYRPFGVDVSSGVEDKTGEKNFDKMRKFILQTMF; from the coding sequence ATGTTTGTAAAGATTTGCGGCATGAAGACAGACGAGCAGATAAGATATGCTGCAAGTCTGAATTACAGTATGATAGGTGTTGTGCTTCACAATGGGAGCAAACGGTTCGTGTGTATTGAAAAAGCAAAAGAGCTGGCAAAATGTGCTAAAGAAACAGGAATTAAAAGTGCTGCCGTCGGACTCACTTACGATGAGGTTCAAAATGTGGCTGAATACTTTGACTACATACAAATTTATGAACCGGTAAAAACAAAATTCCCGACAATCTTTGCAACATCTGAAGAGCCTGCTGACAATATAAAATACGAATATCTTTTGTATGATATGAGCAGAGGTTCGGGAGCTTTTGAAAATTTCAAAAGCTGGATTGAAAAATACAGAGAAACCATCATACTTGCAGGCGGACTTAATGCTAACAATGTTGCACGGATCATCAGAAGATACCGGCCGTTTGGAGTGGATGTTTCCAGCGGTGTGGAAGATAAAACGGGAGAAAAAAACTTTGACAAAATGAGAAAATTCATATTGCAGACAATGTTTTAA
- a CDS encoding M20 metallopeptidase family protein has translation MDYNFLEKYEAEITKVLHDLEKIPEPSFKEYKTTDYIVNYLTKSGVNDIKVTEPGCFFHLDFESSKTVALRADIDALPLDSSGEKYKHICGHHLHTAALLSLVKILFDRGIKPKVNLRIIFQPAEENISGANFMIKNGAMEGVNEVYGIHVDPELDKGVVGLKTGNMMAGANFFDVTIKGDSTHAAYPHKGSDVVVAASDFVCRLQNIVSRKIDPTLNALVSVGKMQAGDIANVLPEKATLSGTFRFFDDEAAAVINDNLRVLAESISLFHNVFTYVDIHEGISPVHNDKSLSKEIGGKLNRVLEKLELMDDDRLSLTGEDFACYQQITPGIFFKLGTRTNQNNAPLHNRDFSLSDKSAGDAVYFWLNLVDILE, from the coding sequence ATGGACTATAATTTTTTGGAAAAATATGAAGCAGAGATAACAAAAGTACTGCACGACTTGGAGAAAATACCTGAACCTTCGTTTAAAGAATACAAGACGACTGATTATATTGTAAATTACCTTACCAAAAGCGGTGTAAATGATATAAAGGTGACCGAGCCGGGGTGTTTCTTTCACCTTGATTTTGAAAGCAGTAAAACCGTTGCGTTAAGAGCGGATATAGATGCTCTGCCTTTGGATTCCAGTGGGGAAAAGTATAAGCATATATGCGGTCACCATCTGCATACAGCTGCACTGCTGTCTCTTGTAAAGATTCTCTTTGACAGAGGAATAAAGCCGAAAGTTAATTTGAGAATCATTTTTCAGCCTGCTGAAGAAAATATTTCAGGGGCAAACTTTATGATAAAGAACGGTGCTATGGAAGGGGTAAATGAAGTTTACGGAATACATGTGGATCCTGAGCTGGATAAAGGAGTCGTAGGTTTAAAAACAGGGAATATGATGGCCGGAGCCAACTTCTTTGATGTGACAATAAAAGGAGATTCCACTCATGCAGCTTATCCTCATAAAGGCAGTGACGTTGTGGTGGCAGCTTCGGATTTTGTCTGCAGGTTGCAGAATATCGTTTCCAGAAAAATCGATCCTACTCTGAATGCGCTTGTATCAGTTGGGAAAATGCAGGCGGGGGATATAGCAAATGTTTTGCCGGAGAAGGCTACTCTTTCAGGAACTTTCCGTTTTTTTGATGATGAAGCAGCCGCTGTTATCAACGATAATTTAAGAGTTCTCGCTGAATCCATTTCTCTTTTTCACAACGTTTTTACATATGTTGATATCCATGAAGGTATTTCACCGGTACACAATGATAAGTCTTTATCAAAAGAGATCGGAGGCAAGCTTAACCGTGTTCTGGAAAAATTGGAACTTATGGATGATGACAGACTCTCCCTCACGGGTGAGGATTTTGCATGTTATCAGCAGATAACTCCCGGAATATTTTTCAAACTGGGTACCAGAACCAATCAGAACAATGCCCCGTTGCATAACAGGGATTTTTCCCTTTCTGATAAGTCGGCTGGCGATGCTGTTTATTTCTGGCTCAACCTTGTAGACATCCTCGAATAA
- a CDS encoding argininosuccinate synthase has product MSRDKVVLAYSGGLDTSVILKWLDLKGYDVVAYVADLGQRDDYEEIKEKAFASGAVDFHVVDLKEEFVKEFVYTSVKFNAVYEGRYLLGTSLARPVITKGMVEVARKTGAKYISHGATGKGNDQVRFELSAAALAPELKAIVPWREPEFFNKIKGRKEAMDFAAEHNIPVKATSDQPWSSDENLMHISFEAGILEDPAKKPPKDMFELSTSPEDAPDEKEVIEIEFEKGEAVKLNGKALKPVDMLSELNKIGGRNGIGRIDIVESRYVGMKSRGVYETPGAAILMEAHRDLEGLTLSGGVINLKDTLMPRFAQLVYAGYWYTDELDCLKAMAEKSQEYVNGKVKLELYKGNIVPVSRESSDSLYDELVVSMDDDLGAYNQTDATGFIKLHSLPLKAEAKRKKQ; this is encoded by the coding sequence ATGAGCAGAGATAAAGTGGTACTTGCATATTCCGGAGGTCTTGATACTTCGGTAATCCTGAAATGGCTTGACTTAAAAGGTTATGATGTTGTGGCCTATGTTGCAGATTTAGGACAGAGGGATGATTACGAAGAAATAAAAGAGAAAGCATTTGCTTCCGGTGCTGTTGATTTTCATGTTGTGGATCTGAAAGAAGAGTTTGTAAAGGAATTTGTTTACACGTCGGTAAAGTTCAATGCAGTTTATGAAGGCAGGTATCTTTTGGGTACATCACTTGCAAGACCTGTTATTACAAAAGGGATGGTTGAAGTAGCCCGCAAAACCGGTGCAAAATATATTTCCCATGGGGCAACAGGTAAAGGGAACGATCAGGTGAGGTTTGAGCTGTCGGCAGCTGCCCTTGCTCCTGAGTTGAAAGCTATTGTTCCGTGGCGTGAGCCGGAGTTTTTTAATAAAATCAAGGGAAGGAAAGAGGCCATGGATTTTGCAGCCGAACATAATATCCCTGTAAAGGCAACTTCCGATCAGCCGTGGAGCTCCGATGAAAATCTTATGCATATAAGTTTTGAGGCCGGTATTCTGGAAGATCCGGCTAAAAAACCGCCGAAGGATATGTTTGAGCTTAGTACAAGTCCTGAAGATGCACCGGATGAAAAGGAAGTTATTGAGATAGAGTTTGAAAAGGGAGAGGCTGTTAAGCTTAACGGCAAAGCTTTAAAACCGGTTGATATGCTCAGTGAATTGAACAAAATAGGCGGAAGAAACGGTATCGGCAGAATTGATATAGTCGAAAGCAGGTATGTGGGGATGAAATCCAGAGGAGTTTATGAAACACCGGGAGCTGCGATTCTTATGGAAGCACACAGAGATCTTGAAGGGCTGACTTTGAGCGGTGGAGTAATAAATCTGAAAGATACTTTAATGCCCCGTTTTGCTCAATTGGTTTACGCAGGGTATTGGTATACAGATGAACTGGATTGTCTGAAAGCCATGGCGGAAAAATCCCAGGAATATGTCAACGGAAAAGTAAAACTTGAACTTTATAAAGGAAATATCGTGCCGGTTTCAAGAGAATCTTCCGATTCGCTGTATGATGAACTTGTAGTTTCAATGGATGACGATTTGGGCGCTTATAACCAGACGGATGCAACGGGATTTATAAAGCTTCATTCGCTGCCTTTGAAGGCGGAAGCCAAAAGGAAAAAACAGTAA
- a CDS encoding GTP-binding protein: MKFLTISGPPSSGKTSVILKVIDAFKQREMNVGVVKFDCLSTDDDKLYEKKDIPVRKGLSGSLCPDHYFVSNVEACFEWGKELGLDILISESAGLCNRCSPHIKEVTAVCVIDNLSGVNTPKKIGPMLKSADVVVITKGDIVSQAEREVFASRVKHVNPKAVILNVNGVTGQGAFELSSFLYDSAEHETLKGKKLRFSMPSALCSYCLGETKIGDEYQMGNVRKMDS; the protein is encoded by the coding sequence ATGAAATTTCTGACAATTTCAGGCCCCCCTTCATCCGGGAAAACTTCAGTGATTCTAAAGGTTATTGATGCATTCAAACAGCGTGAAATGAATGTCGGGGTTGTTAAGTTCGACTGTCTTTCCACCGATGATGACAAGCTTTATGAAAAAAAGGATATTCCGGTGAGAAAAGGGCTTTCGGGGTCATTGTGCCCTGATCACTACTTTGTCAGTAATGTGGAAGCCTGTTTTGAATGGGGTAAAGAGTTAGGTCTTGATATCTTAATCAGTGAAAGTGCCGGTCTGTGTAACAGATGCTCCCCTCATATAAAAGAGGTGACGGCGGTTTGTGTTATAGATAATTTGAGCGGGGTAAATACCCCGAAAAAAATCGGCCCCATGCTAAAATCTGCCGATGTGGTTGTTATTACGAAAGGAGATATAGTATCACAGGCTGAGCGGGAAGTTTTTGCCTCAAGGGTAAAACATGTAAATCCCAAAGCCGTTATTTTAAATGTTAACGGGGTTACCGGACAGGGAGCTTTTGAGCTGTCCAGTTTTCTGTATGATTCTGCAGAGCATGAAACACTCAAAGGCAAAAAGCTGAGATTCTCAATGCCTTCGGCACTGTGTTCTTACTGTCTTGGTGAAACAAAGATAGGGGATGAGTACCAGATGGGCAATGTCAGAAAAATGGACTCGTAA
- a CDS encoding nitrous oxide-stimulated promoter family protein, whose product MKTKEKRIKKDAKILRKFIHVYCKTHHGRYEGGYCPECREVLEYALKRDEKCPLDPKPKCKDCHIHCYTPGMRRKIREIMKFSGMYFIKRGRLDWLFHYFF is encoded by the coding sequence ATGAAAACCAAAGAAAAACGGATAAAAAAAGATGCAAAAATCTTAAGAAAATTTATCCATGTTTACTGCAAAACTCATCATGGGAGATATGAGGGTGGATACTGTCCTGAGTGCAGAGAAGTTCTGGAATATGCCCTGAAGAGGGACGAAAAGTGTCCGCTTGACCCTAAGCCCAAATGTAAAGATTGTCATATCCACTGCTATACTCCTGGGATGAGGCGGAAAATTCGTGAAATTATGAAATTCAGCGGTATGTATTTTATTAAACGCGGCCGCCTCGACTGGCTTTTCCATTATTTTTTCTAA
- the trpA gene encoding tryptophan synthase subunit alpha: MKGIYMMIGYPDIETFKEEFIFSQNCGLDFVEIGIPFNDPVADGPVISEAGENVLTKQINIEELMDFIRENKKTKIYIMTYSNIIYHYGAENFSKKYKSTIDGVIIADLPNEYHCFFKEEGFEIPIIPFATTDTDAGKLTQYLDGQNFIYFVGLKGVTGSKADLNNQVNIKKIKEVKEKSGYKVVFGFGIKTPADASAVMKFADGFVVGTEVVKRQPEPEEFKKYVKSLTESGEIYIRNG; the protein is encoded by the coding sequence ATGAAAGGAATCTACATGATGATCGGATATCCGGACATCGAAACATTTAAAGAGGAATTCATTTTTTCCCAGAACTGCGGGCTTGATTTTGTGGAAATCGGTATCCCCTTTAACGACCCGGTGGCTGACGGTCCGGTTATTTCCGAAGCCGGAGAAAATGTTCTGACAAAACAGATAAACATTGAAGAATTAATGGATTTTATCCGTGAAAACAAAAAAACCAAAATATATATAATGACTTATTCCAATATAATTTATCATTATGGAGCCGAAAATTTCAGTAAAAAATATAAAAGTACAATTGATGGAGTGATTATAGCTGATTTGCCTAATGAATATCACTGCTTTTTCAAGGAAGAAGGGTTCGAGATTCCGATCATTCCCTTTGCTACAACAGATACCGACGCCGGTAAACTCACACAATATCTTGATGGTCAGAATTTTATCTATTTTGTCGGACTGAAAGGCGTTACGGGCTCAAAAGCGGACTTAAACAATCAGGTAAATATCAAAAAAATAAAAGAAGTAAAAGAAAAATCGGGTTACAAGGTGGTTTTTGGTTTCGGAATCAAAACACCGGCTGATGCATCGGCTGTTATGAAATTTGCCGACGGTTTCGTGGTGGGAACAGAGGTTGTAAAAAGGCAGCCGGAGCCGGAAGAATTCAAAAAATATGTTAAATCGCTGACAGAAAGCGGGGAAATATATATACGTAATGGGTAA